In Sulfitobacter sp. M39, the following proteins share a genomic window:
- a CDS encoding acetate--CoA ligase family protein, translated as MSDLERLLRPRSIAVVGGGAWCDSVIEQNQKIGFKGDIWPVHPKKDSVGGLPAFKTLADLPNAPDATFIGVNRSATIDLVGELNQMGAGGAVCFASGFKETADGAVLNDQLLAAAGGMPILGPNCYGVLNAVDQVALWPDQHGLVPVERGVAILAQSSNIAINLTMQQRGLPIAYTITAGNQAQQGLASIAQTVIRDDRVTALGLYIESFGDIAAFEELARLSRALGKPIVALKVGRSQESQLATISHTASLAGSSAGSDAVLARLGIARVGSPAALLETLKLFHCHGRLSGTRIASLSCSGGEASVMADTAAQYGLTFPPVTSGQADTLAQHLSTLVHLANPLDYHTQIWRDKAAMTAVFAAMTGDDIDLTLVVLDFPRLDSCTADDWMIAIEAIEDAARQTGRPFGVVGSIVENLPEAIAKRLLGAGIVPLCDFGTACEAISAVRMPTPQNHQPLLPAPSFATTTTATEGDAKLALAAYGLDIPKSRAGIAFADVIACAEKIGFPVVLKGEGVAHKTEAGAVKLNLTDAEQVGAAAQAMQAGTFLVEEMITGTVAELLLGVVADPAHGFVLTLAAGGTLTEILEDGQSLLLPTTDADIRHALRQLRINPLLSGYRGGEAANIDAIVDAVLKLQDFVSDHADEIAEIEINPLICTKDRAIIADTLLVKGTT; from the coding sequence ATGAGTGATCTTGAGCGTCTCTTGCGCCCCCGCTCCATTGCCGTTGTCGGCGGTGGGGCGTGGTGCGACTCCGTGATCGAGCAGAACCAAAAGATCGGGTTCAAGGGTGATATCTGGCCCGTGCATCCTAAAAAAGACAGTGTTGGCGGGTTGCCAGCCTTCAAGACGCTTGCCGATTTGCCAAACGCGCCGGATGCGACGTTCATCGGTGTAAACCGCAGCGCAACCATCGATCTGGTGGGCGAGCTGAACCAGATGGGAGCAGGTGGTGCCGTGTGTTTTGCCAGCGGGTTCAAAGAAACCGCCGACGGCGCCGTTTTGAATGACCAATTGCTGGCCGCAGCAGGGGGAATGCCCATTCTCGGGCCGAATTGCTACGGGGTTCTAAATGCCGTGGATCAGGTGGCGCTTTGGCCGGATCAACATGGGCTGGTGCCCGTTGAACGCGGCGTGGCGATCTTGGCGCAGTCGTCCAACATCGCGATCAACCTCACGATGCAACAACGCGGATTGCCCATTGCCTATACCATCACCGCGGGAAATCAGGCCCAACAAGGGCTCGCCAGCATTGCTCAAACGGTCATCCGCGACGACCGCGTGACGGCACTTGGCCTTTACATCGAAAGCTTTGGCGACATCGCGGCCTTCGAAGAACTGGCGCGGCTTTCGCGCGCGCTAGGCAAACCGATCGTGGCGTTGAAAGTGGGCCGTTCGCAGGAATCGCAACTGGCGACCATTTCGCACACGGCCTCGCTCGCCGGAAGCAGCGCTGGTTCGGATGCGGTACTGGCACGCCTTGGCATTGCGCGGGTCGGCTCCCCCGCCGCGCTGCTTGAAACGTTAAAGCTGTTTCACTGCCATGGCCGCCTGTCCGGAACCCGAATTGCATCGCTAAGCTGCTCGGGCGGCGAGGCGAGCGTCATGGCGGATACCGCGGCGCAATATGGCCTGACCTTCCCGCCCGTGACATCTGGCCAAGCAGATACACTTGCGCAGCACCTAAGCACGCTGGTCCATCTGGCGAACCCTTTGGATTACCACACGCAAATCTGGCGCGATAAGGCGGCCATGACAGCGGTGTTTGCGGCCATGACGGGCGATGATATCGACCTGACGCTCGTGGTGCTTGATTTCCCGCGCCTAGACAGCTGCACCGCCGATGATTGGATGATCGCAATCGAGGCGATAGAAGACGCAGCCCGTCAAACGGGCCGTCCCTTTGGCGTGGTTGGGTCAATCGTGGAAAACCTGCCCGAAGCGATTGCAAAACGCCTGCTTGGCGCGGGGATCGTGCCGCTGTGCGACTTTGGCACGGCCTGTGAAGCGATCAGCGCAGTTCGCATGCCGACACCCCAAAATCACCAGCCCCTGCTACCTGCCCCCAGCTTCGCAACCACCACCACGGCCACCGAAGGCGATGCCAAACTGGCCCTTGCGGCATACGGCTTGGATATCCCCAAAAGCCGTGCAGGCATCGCCTTTGCAGATGTGATCGCTTGCGCCGAAAAGATCGGTTTTCCCGTGGTCCTGAAGGGTGAAGGGGTCGCCCATAAAACCGAAGCCGGCGCGGTAAAGCTGAACCTGACAGACGCCGAGCAAGTCGGCGCGGCGGCGCAGGCGATGCAGGCCGGAACCTTCCTTGTCGAAGAAATGATCACCGGCACCGTCGCCGAACTTTTGCTGGGCGTCGTCGCGGACCCCGCTCACGGGTTTGTCCTGACGTTGGCCGCGGGCGGCACCCTGACGGAAATTCTGGAGGACGGACAATCCTTGCTGTTGCCAACCACGGACGCTGACATTCGACACGCCTTGCGGCAGTTAAGAATAAACCCCCTGCTGAGCGGCTATCGCGGTGGCGAGGCAGCGAACATAGACGCCATTGTTGACGCGGTCCTAAAGCTGCAAGACTTCGTCAGCGACCACGCCGACGAGATTGCCGAAATCGAAATCAATCCCCTCATCTGTACAAAAGACCGCGCGATCATCGCCGATACGCTTTTGGTGAAAGGAACAACATGA
- a CDS encoding acyl-CoA dehydrogenase family protein — translation MHFGLTEEQEMIVSTVRSFVENEIYPHEAEVERTGEVPDDVAQAIKQKTLDLGFYACNFPESVGGAGLSHLEFALVERELGRGSMALNHFFGRPQNILMACKDDQIERYLTPAIRGEKMDALAMTEPDAGSDVRGMKCTAKRDGGDWVLNGTKHFISGADHADFLIVFVATGEDDTPHGPKKRITTFLVDRGTPGFTIRDGYKSVSHRGYKNMILEFDNCRLPDAQVLGEVDGGFAVMNEWLYATRITVATMSVGRARRCFDMALNYAAERKQFGQQIGKYQGISFQLADMITEIDAADHLTLAAAWRLDQGLPANREIASAKLYASEMLARVTDATLQIFGGMGLMDDFPIERFWRDARVERIWDGTSEIQRHIISRDLLRPLGA, via the coding sequence ATGCATTTTGGATTGACCGAAGAACAAGAAATGATCGTTTCCACCGTGCGGTCCTTCGTGGAAAACGAGATCTACCCCCACGAGGCCGAGGTAGAGCGCACTGGCGAAGTCCCCGATGACGTCGCGCAGGCAATCAAGCAAAAGACGCTGGATCTGGGGTTTTATGCCTGCAACTTCCCCGAAAGCGTTGGCGGGGCTGGCCTCTCGCATCTTGAATTTGCGCTGGTTGAACGCGAACTGGGCCGCGGCTCTATGGCGTTGAACCATTTTTTCGGGCGGCCGCAGAATATCTTGATGGCCTGCAAGGACGATCAGATTGAACGCTATCTTACCCCCGCCATTCGCGGCGAAAAGATGGATGCGCTGGCCATGACCGAACCCGATGCAGGGTCCGATGTCCGCGGCATGAAATGTACAGCCAAACGCGATGGCGGTGACTGGGTTCTGAACGGAACCAAGCATTTCATCTCTGGCGCGGATCATGCGGATTTCTTGATCGTCTTTGTGGCAACCGGCGAAGACGACACGCCGCACGGCCCCAAAAAACGCATCACGACCTTCCTGGTCGACCGCGGCACCCCCGGTTTCACCATCCGCGACGGCTACAAATCCGTCTCGCACCGCGGCTACAAGAACATGATCCTCGAATTTGACAACTGCCGCCTGCCGGATGCTCAGGTTCTTGGCGAGGTTGATGGTGGCTTTGCGGTGATGAACGAATGGCTTTATGCCACGCGGATCACGGTCGCCACGATGTCTGTAGGGCGAGCACGCCGTTGTTTTGACATGGCGTTGAATTACGCGGCTGAACGCAAACAGTTTGGTCAGCAGATCGGCAAGTATCAGGGCATCAGCTTTCAGCTGGCCGACATGATCACCGAAATAGATGCGGCGGATCACCTTACATTGGCGGCGGCGTGGCGGCTGGATCAAGGCCTGCCCGCAAACCGCGAAATCGCAAGTGCCAAGCTCTACGCGTCGGAAATGCTGGCGCGGGTGACGGATGCTACCCTGCAAATCTTTGGCGGCATGGGCTTGATGGATGACTTCCCCATTGAACGGTTCTGGCGCGATGCGCGGGTCGAACGGATCTGGGACGGGACATCTGAAATCCAACGCCACATCATAAGCCGCGATCTATTGCGCCCCCTTGGCGCCTAG